Proteins from a genomic interval of Desulfovibrio piger:
- a CDS encoding SurA N-terminal domain-containing protein, translating into MLDYIRSNAQSFGVKVAFAIIILVFMFWGVGSLTDGGSSNVVAKVNGEAITAQQFEQAYQRAAEYAMRNDPSLTREALVQQKLGRQVLNELISAQLIRQEAARVGMTVSPEEMHYVVSKLPAFQDAQGKFDPEAYKRNIEAQRMSVAEYEQGLADSILRDKVMRTVAGSAWAAGDEARKYYDFLTQQRTVEYLYLPAADFAASVKPTEEELNAWYEAHKAELASQPRVEVEYVAVAPEGLVRPESVSAEAALKWYEANKQRFRQPEQVKVAHILVPLAENAPEAAVKQAMEKAVRIRSEAEKGDFAAVANANNGPNAAGPGGELGWIQRGQTVKPFEDAAWALQPGQISEPVRSQFGLHIIKMEERKDASVQPFAEVEAEVRATLAKQEGVEKVNDVLDSLIGDNINNRPLQESAARAGSYKDADGKEQPLLKAERTGLVGQAELQKILGISDEMAASLMKAPANSPVDTALEAGDRYLVVRVLTSEPSTTPSLDQARDRVMKALVAEKSLQAAMEKATAIRKAMTDGALPAEDAARVQSADLTRDGALAGFVPNPAMNQVIFRAAPQTWIDQAFSVYEQEDSSKCGALLCRVTAVEQPKSDGWAGMENLLTELVQRKRVEGMYQTFMRMLEQKAKIEVYNSRVLESAGI; encoded by the coding sequence ATGCTTGATTATATCCGTTCCAATGCCCAGTCCTTTGGCGTCAAGGTAGCCTTCGCCATCATCATCCTCGTCTTCATGTTCTGGGGCGTCGGCAGCCTGACCGACGGCGGTTCCAGCAATGTGGTGGCCAAGGTCAACGGTGAGGCCATCACGGCCCAGCAGTTCGAGCAGGCCTATCAGCGGGCCGCCGAATACGCCATGCGCAACGATCCCTCCCTGACCCGTGAGGCCCTGGTGCAGCAGAAGCTGGGCCGTCAGGTGCTCAACGAGCTCATCAGCGCCCAGCTGATCCGTCAGGAAGCCGCCCGCGTGGGGATGACCGTGAGCCCTGAAGAGATGCATTATGTGGTCTCCAAGCTGCCCGCGTTCCAGGACGCCCAGGGCAAGTTCGATCCCGAGGCCTACAAGCGCAACATCGAAGCCCAGCGCATGAGCGTGGCCGAATACGAACAGGGCCTGGCGGACAGCATCCTGCGTGACAAGGTGATGCGCACCGTGGCCGGCAGCGCCTGGGCCGCCGGTGACGAAGCCCGCAAGTACTATGATTTCCTCACCCAGCAGCGCACGGTGGAGTACCTGTACCTGCCCGCTGCCGATTTTGCCGCTTCGGTGAAGCCCACCGAGGAAGAGCTCAACGCCTGGTACGAGGCCCACAAGGCCGAGCTGGCCAGCCAGCCCCGCGTGGAAGTGGAATATGTGGCCGTGGCCCCCGAAGGTCTGGTGCGCCCCGAGAGCGTGAGCGCCGAGGCCGCCCTCAAGTGGTATGAAGCCAACAAGCAGCGCTTCCGCCAGCCCGAGCAGGTCAAGGTGGCCCACATCCTGGTGCCCCTGGCGGAGAACGCTCCCGAAGCGGCCGTGAAGCAGGCCATGGAAAAGGCCGTCCGCATCCGCAGCGAGGCGGAAAAGGGCGACTTTGCCGCCGTGGCCAATGCCAACAACGGCCCCAATGCCGCCGGCCCCGGCGGTGAGCTGGGCTGGATCCAGCGCGGCCAGACCGTGAAGCCTTTCGAAGATGCCGCCTGGGCCCTGCAGCCCGGCCAGATCTCCGAGCCCGTGCGCAGCCAGTTCGGCCTGCACATCATCAAGATGGAAGAGCGCAAGGACGCCAGCGTGCAGCCCTTTGCCGAGGTGGAAGCCGAAGTGCGCGCCACCCTGGCCAAGCAGGAAGGCGTGGAAAAGGTCAACGACGTGCTGGACAGCCTGATCGGTGACAACATCAACAACCGTCCCCTGCAGGAAAGCGCGGCCCGCGCCGGCAGCTACAAGGATGCCGACGGCAAGGAACAGCCCCTGCTCAAGGCCGAACGTACCGGTCTGGTGGGCCAGGCCGAACTGCAGAAGATCCTGGGCATCAGCGACGAGATGGCGGCCAGCCTGATGAAGGCCCCGGCCAACTCCCCTGTGGACACGGCCCTGGAAGCCGGTGACCGTTACCTGGTGGTGCGGGTGCTCACCTCCGAGCCGTCCACCACGCCCAGCCTGGACCAGGCCCGCGACCGCGTCATGAAGGCCCTGGTGGCGGAAAAGTCCCTGCAGGCCGCCATGGAAAAGGCCACTGCCATCCGCAAGGCCATGACCGACGGCGCGCTGCCCGCTGAAGACGCCGCCCGCGTGCAGAGCGCCGACCTGACCCGCGACGGCGCCCTGGCCGGCTTCGTGCCCAACCCGGCCATGAACCAGGTCATCTTCCGCGCCGCGCCGCAGACCTGGATCGACCAGGCCTTCAGCGTGTACGAGCAGGAAGACAGCAGCAAGTGCGGTGCCCTGCTCTGCCGTGTGACCGCCGTGGAACAGCCCAAGTCCGACGGCTGGGCCGGCATGGAGAACCTGCTCACCGAGCTGGTGCAGCGCAAGCGCGTGGAAGGCATGTACCAGACTTTCATGCGCATGCTGGAGCAGAAGGCCAAGATCGAAGTCTACAACAGCCGCGTGCTGGAAAGCGCCGGTATCTAG
- the larB gene encoding nickel pincer cofactor biosynthesis protein LarB — translation MDHTAIESLLQAVARGDIPPEQALRHLGDATAADSLQGLHLDHERALRTGLGEVVFAQGKTDGALVGAVRGLSLRGAPVLVSRASEAQGALLQREFPAGRYWAQCRLFCLGGEGREVPELGPPWPERGEIMVVTAGAADIPVGAEAYGALRFWGHDCGFLTDVGVAGLHRLAPHIRDLRAARLIIAVAGMEGALPGVLAGLVPCPVLAVPTSVGYGVGAGGMAALHSMLCSCVPGLAVLNIDNGFGAAAFAAKLLRHA, via the coding sequence ATGGATCATACAGCTATCGAAAGCCTGCTGCAGGCCGTGGCCCGGGGGGACATCCCGCCGGAACAGGCCCTGCGGCATCTGGGAGACGCCACTGCGGCCGACAGCCTGCAGGGCCTGCATCTGGATCATGAACGCGCCCTGCGTACCGGCCTGGGCGAGGTCGTCTTCGCCCAGGGCAAGACCGACGGGGCCCTGGTGGGGGCCGTGCGCGGCCTCAGCCTTCGCGGCGCCCCCGTGCTGGTCAGCCGCGCTTCGGAAGCGCAGGGGGCCCTGTTGCAACGCGAATTCCCCGCAGGACGCTACTGGGCGCAATGCCGTCTTTTCTGTCTGGGCGGTGAAGGCCGGGAAGTGCCGGAGCTGGGCCCGCCGTGGCCCGAAAGGGGCGAGATCATGGTGGTCACGGCCGGAGCGGCCGACATCCCCGTGGGCGCCGAAGCCTACGGAGCGCTGCGCTTCTGGGGCCACGACTGCGGCTTCCTCACCGATGTGGGCGTGGCCGGGCTGCACCGCCTTGCCCCGCACATCCGGGATCTGCGCGCCGCCCGCCTCATCATCGCCGTGGCCGGCATGGAAGGCGCCCTGCCCGGCGTGCTGGCCGGGCTGGTGCCCTGCCCGGTGCTGGCCGTCCCCACGTCCGTGGGCTACGGCGTGGGCGCGGGCGGCATGGCCGCCCTCCACAGCATGCTCTGCTCCTGCGTGCCCGGCCTGGCCGTCCTCAATATAGACAACGGTTTCGGCGCCGCGGCCTTCGCAGCCAAACTGCTGCGCCATGCCTGA
- a CDS encoding type III secretion system chaperone produces MIPHQMLDALSRQTGAALAFNGDGLCRLRFDGRFIVDLEVTDDEDAIYLYARLGTLPAGEQGRELMARMMRAHCLGRESGNTLFGLDGEEIMAFARVAAAEAGEGTLFTALEDFLDVLAHWADVMQQGR; encoded by the coding sequence ATGATACCGCACCAGATGCTGGACGCGCTTTCACGCCAGACCGGGGCCGCCCTGGCATTCAACGGGGACGGTCTGTGCCGCCTGCGCTTCGACGGCCGCTTCATCGTGGACCTTGAAGTCACGGACGACGAGGACGCCATCTATCTGTATGCCCGCCTGGGGACGCTCCCTGCCGGTGAGCAGGGCAGGGAACTGATGGCCCGGATGATGCGGGCCCATTGCCTGGGCCGGGAGAGCGGCAACACGCTTTTCGGCCTGGACGGTGAGGAGATCATGGCCTTTGCCCGCGTGGCGGCGGCCGAAGCCGGGGAAGGGACGCTCTTCACCGCGCTGGAAGATTTTCTGGATGTCCTGGCCCACTGGGCCGATGTGATGCAACAGGGCCGCTAG